Proteins co-encoded in one Kutzneria chonburiensis genomic window:
- a CDS encoding DegV family protein, with product MRRRVAVVTDSSACLPPHLAATSGVAVVQLQLQVGDRFDEEAWVAPEDLIKAMQAGSAVSTSPPDPGAFFWTYQDAAAQGVDAVVSLHISEKMSQTCEVARQAAAQASVPVHVVDSSCISMSLGYAALAAAQAAAAGWDVRQVIAAAQRRYSTGTELIYVDTLEYLRKGGRIGAAQALLGTALSMKPLLTIKNGQVAPSGRAMGTDRAIKKLVEAAVKRAGNDQVDVAVQHYGPDERAATLLDTLKKRIPRARNFVLTQASSAVFAHLGPGAIGVTVSPV from the coding sequence ATGAGGCGTCGTGTAGCCGTCGTGACCGACTCCAGCGCCTGTCTTCCGCCGCACTTGGCTGCTACATCGGGAGTGGCCGTTGTTCAGTTACAGCTCCAGGTGGGAGATCGGTTCGACGAGGAGGCGTGGGTCGCGCCAGAGGACTTGATCAAGGCCATGCAGGCCGGGAGCGCGGTGTCGACCTCGCCGCCGGATCCCGGCGCGTTCTTCTGGACGTACCAGGACGCCGCCGCGCAGGGCGTGGATGCCGTGGTGTCGCTGCACATCTCGGAGAAGATGTCGCAGACCTGCGAGGTCGCCAGACAGGCGGCCGCGCAGGCCAGCGTGCCCGTGCACGTGGTCGACAGCTCGTGCATCAGCATGAGCCTCGGCTACGCCGCGTTGGCCGCCGCCCAGGCCGCGGCCGCCGGTTGGGACGTGCGGCAGGTGATCGCCGCCGCCCAGCGGAGATACAGCACCGGGACCGAGTTGATCTACGTGGACACCTTGGAGTACCTGCGCAAGGGTGGGCGGATCGGGGCTGCGCAGGCACTGCTGGGCACGGCGCTGTCCATGAAACCGCTGTTGACCATAAAGAACGGCCAGGTGGCCCCGTCGGGCCGCGCGATGGGCACCGACCGTGCCATCAAGAAGCTGGTCGAGGCCGCCGTGAAGCGGGCCGGCAACGACCAGGTGGACGTGGCCGTGCAGCACTACGGGCCGGATGAGCGGGCCGCGACGCTGCTGGACACGTTGAAGAAGCGCATCCCCCGCGCCCGCAACTTCGTGCTCACCCAGGCCAGTTCCGCGGTGTTCGCGCACCTCGGTCCGGGCGCGATCGGCGTAACCGTGTCGCCGGTGTGA
- a CDS encoding S53 family peptidase → MSKSARTVLVAALVAATLPATAAVAAATPLLPLQRTAVQPAPLPTDQCLAKLSRHCYSPAQLLAAYDVNPLHAKGITGKGRTIVIVDSFGSPTIQHDLEVFDKQFGLPDTQVEVLKWGEVPPFDPTNDDQTGWAGESTLDVESAHAIAPGAKIVLVETGVSETEGPVGVPEMMSAINHLVNAGDGDVVSMSWATGERHFPGYEVGDYTSLTSLRYAFQNAARHGVTLTASSGDGGGAQAGSGGLWPSSDPLVTAIGGTHLDLDNTGKRLAADSAWKGSGGYVSQVFDRPAYQNAVKSVVGAKRGTPDISMDADPDGGLWIYSSYDSQPGWWLGGGTSQSSPLFAGVVALADQAVGHRLGQIDNDIYRLYARHAAGLVDVTTGQTGTNGYPAVPGYDHATGVGTLDVAKFVSELH, encoded by the coding sequence GTGTCCAAATCCGCACGCACGGTGCTAGTCGCTGCCCTCGTCGCCGCGACCCTGCCCGCCACCGCGGCGGTCGCCGCCGCCACGCCCCTGCTTCCGTTGCAGCGCACCGCCGTCCAGCCCGCGCCGCTGCCCACCGACCAGTGCCTGGCCAAGCTGTCCCGACACTGCTACTCGCCGGCCCAGCTGCTGGCCGCCTACGACGTGAATCCGTTGCACGCCAAGGGAATCACCGGCAAGGGCCGGACCATCGTGATCGTCGACTCGTTCGGCTCGCCGACCATCCAGCACGACCTGGAGGTGTTCGACAAGCAGTTCGGCCTGCCCGACACCCAGGTCGAGGTGCTCAAGTGGGGCGAGGTGCCGCCGTTCGACCCGACCAACGACGACCAGACCGGTTGGGCCGGCGAGAGCACGCTCGACGTCGAGTCGGCGCACGCCATCGCCCCTGGCGCCAAGATCGTCCTGGTCGAGACCGGCGTCTCCGAGACCGAGGGCCCGGTCGGCGTGCCGGAGATGATGAGCGCGATCAACCACCTGGTCAACGCCGGTGACGGCGACGTCGTGTCGATGAGCTGGGCCACCGGCGAGCGGCACTTCCCCGGCTACGAGGTCGGCGACTACACCTCGCTGACCAGCCTGCGCTACGCCTTCCAGAACGCCGCCCGGCATGGCGTCACGCTGACCGCCAGCTCCGGCGACGGCGGCGGCGCGCAGGCCGGCTCCGGCGGGCTGTGGCCGTCGTCCGACCCGCTCGTCACGGCCATCGGCGGCACCCATCTCGACCTCGACAACACCGGCAAGCGGCTGGCCGCCGACAGCGCGTGGAAGGGCAGCGGCGGCTACGTGTCGCAGGTCTTCGACCGTCCCGCATACCAGAACGCGGTGAAGTCGGTCGTCGGGGCCAAGCGCGGCACCCCCGACATCAGCATGGACGCCGACCCCGACGGCGGCCTGTGGATCTACTCCAGCTACGACAGCCAGCCCGGTTGGTGGCTCGGCGGCGGCACCAGCCAGTCCTCGCCGCTGTTCGCCGGCGTCGTCGCGCTGGCCGACCAGGCCGTCGGGCACCGACTCGGGCAGATCGACAACGACATCTACCGGCTCTACGCCCGGCACGCCGCCGGCCTGGTCGACGTGACGACCGGGCAGACCGGGACCAACGGCTATCCGGCGGTGCCCGGCTACGACCACGCCACCGGTGTCGGCACCCTGGACGTGGCGAAGTTCGTGTCCGAACTGCACTAG
- a CDS encoding glycoside hydrolase family 57 protein, with protein sequence MTEQGTFCLVVHSHLPWLAHHGSWPVGEEWLYQAWAHSYLPVVDLLERYAAQGKRDMLTLGVTPVLAAQLDDPYCLRAFHDWLGNWQLRADFAATRWTDPLLKDLAAAEHRASAKALRDFETKWRHGFSPVLRGLVDNGVIELLGGPAMHPFQPLLDPRIRRFSLETGLSDTQHRIGHRPAGIWAPECGFSPGMEEGYAAAGVQRFLVDGPALHGDTAAARTVGDSDVVCFGRDLEVTYRVWSPKAGYPGDPVYRDFHTYDHPSGLKPSRVTGKNVPPEQKRPYEPELAAAAVQRHAADFVDTVVHRLRSLPGRGLVVAAYDTELFGHWWHEGPAWLDAVLTALPEAGVRVTTLQGALEAGHLGGPIDLPASSWGSGKDWRVWDGEQVADMVDANARLQRTLLDTLRPSDVRDPVNDQLLREALLALSSDWAFMVTKDSAADYARHRASTHADGFSHLADLIRLGARDKAADIAAELRVRDGLFGTLDARRW encoded by the coding sequence GTGACGGAGCAAGGAACCTTCTGTCTGGTCGTGCACAGTCACCTGCCCTGGCTGGCCCATCACGGCTCGTGGCCGGTCGGCGAGGAATGGCTCTACCAGGCCTGGGCACACTCCTACCTTCCGGTCGTCGATCTGCTGGAACGCTATGCGGCGCAAGGAAAGCGGGACATGCTGACGCTCGGCGTGACGCCGGTGCTGGCCGCCCAGCTGGACGATCCGTACTGCCTGCGGGCCTTTCACGACTGGCTCGGCAACTGGCAGCTGCGGGCCGACTTCGCCGCCACCCGGTGGACCGACCCACTGCTGAAGGACCTGGCCGCGGCCGAGCACCGGGCTTCGGCGAAAGCGTTGCGGGACTTCGAAACCAAGTGGCGGCACGGGTTCTCGCCGGTCCTTCGCGGACTGGTCGACAACGGCGTGATCGAGCTGCTCGGCGGCCCGGCCATGCACCCCTTCCAGCCGCTGCTGGATCCCCGTATCCGCCGCTTCTCCTTGGAGACAGGACTTTCCGACACCCAGCACCGCATCGGCCATCGGCCGGCCGGCATCTGGGCGCCGGAATGCGGGTTTTCCCCTGGCATGGAGGAGGGTTACGCCGCCGCCGGCGTGCAGCGGTTCCTGGTGGACGGTCCGGCGCTGCACGGCGACACGGCCGCGGCGCGCACGGTCGGCGACAGCGACGTGGTCTGCTTCGGCCGCGATCTCGAGGTCACCTACCGGGTGTGGTCGCCGAAGGCCGGCTACCCCGGCGATCCGGTGTACCGGGACTTCCACACCTACGACCACCCGTCCGGCCTGAAGCCGTCGCGGGTGACCGGCAAGAACGTGCCGCCGGAGCAGAAACGGCCGTACGAGCCGGAATTGGCCGCCGCCGCGGTGCAGCGGCACGCCGCCGACTTCGTCGACACGGTGGTGCACAGGCTGCGTTCGCTGCCGGGGCGGGGGCTCGTCGTCGCCGCGTACGACACCGAGCTGTTCGGGCACTGGTGGCACGAGGGGCCGGCCTGGCTCGACGCCGTGCTGACCGCCTTACCCGAGGCCGGCGTGCGGGTCACCACGCTGCAAGGCGCGCTGGAGGCCGGGCATCTGGGCGGCCCGATCGACCTGCCGGCGTCGTCGTGGGGCTCGGGCAAGGACTGGCGGGTCTGGGACGGCGAGCAGGTGGCCGACATGGTCGACGCCAACGCACGGTTGCAGCGCACGCTGCTGGACACGCTGCGCCCCAGCGATGTCCGTGATCCGGTCAACGACCAGCTGCTGCGCGAGGCGCTGCTGGCGCTGTCCAGCGACTGGGCGTTCATGGTCACCAAGGACTCGGCCGCCGACTACGCCCGGCACCGCGCGTCAACCCATGCCGACGGGTTTTCCCACCTGGCGGACCTGATTCGCCTGGGAGCTCGGGACAAAGCGGCCGATATCGCCGCTGAGCTGCGCGTTCGGGACGGCCTGTTCGGAACTCTAGACGCAAGACGGTGGTGA
- a CDS encoding SecDF P1 head subdomain-containing protein, which translates to MAVLRALAVVSVLGLAGCSTAVAGQASPAVHPQLRFRPVLVDPTTGAAMVMPSDQRSGNGQSPRQSTTPAEQRAALEGLDCSAPDPLHAKDDPAKPLATCDQQGEMKYVLGPSFLDGSSIKSATAGQDQGRWTVTLTFTTAGAKTWSDYTGHNVGSQVAVALDGRVLSAPTINQQITGDTEISGSFTEQTAKDLAAALSG; encoded by the coding sequence ATGGCAGTTCTCAGGGCACTGGCGGTTGTCAGCGTGCTCGGTCTCGCCGGCTGCTCGACGGCCGTGGCCGGCCAGGCGTCGCCGGCGGTGCATCCGCAGCTGCGCTTCCGTCCCGTGCTGGTCGACCCGACCACGGGGGCGGCCATGGTGATGCCGTCCGACCAGCGCTCCGGGAACGGGCAGTCGCCGCGCCAGAGCACGACGCCGGCCGAGCAGCGGGCCGCGCTGGAGGGCCTGGACTGCTCCGCGCCGGATCCGCTGCACGCCAAGGACGACCCGGCCAAGCCGCTGGCCACCTGCGACCAGCAGGGCGAGATGAAGTACGTGCTCGGGCCGTCGTTCCTGGACGGCAGCTCGATCAAGTCGGCGACCGCGGGCCAGGACCAGGGCCGGTGGACCGTCACCCTGACGTTCACCACGGCCGGCGCCAAGACCTGGTCCGACTACACCGGCCACAACGTCGGCTCGCAGGTCGCGGTCGCGCTGGACGGCCGGGTGCTGTCCGCGCCGACGATCAACCAGCAGATCACCGGCGACACCGAGATCAGCGGGTCGTTCACCGAGCAGACCGCCAAGGACCTGGCCGCCGCGCTCAGTGGTTGA
- a CDS encoding class I SAM-dependent methyltransferase: MTAEPLPLTGERTVPGIPEENYWFRRHEAAYLALARHCTGATVLEAGCGEGYGADLLAGVAARVVAVDYDQLTAAHVRRAYPRVHTVRGNLATLPLADESVDVVANLQVIEHLWDQHGFLVECRRVLRPGGRLLVTTPNRITFSPGRDTPLNPFHTRELSPSELDSLVRGAGFEVESLQGLRHGPGISDTIIERQVAVVLGDDGWPDDLLTEVKAVAAEDFVITGDDLDGSLDLVAVAVKP, encoded by the coding sequence GTGACCGCCGAGCCACTGCCCCTGACCGGGGAACGCACCGTCCCGGGCATCCCGGAGGAAAATTACTGGTTCAGGCGCCATGAGGCGGCGTATCTGGCGCTGGCCCGGCACTGCACGGGCGCGACGGTGCTGGAGGCGGGCTGCGGCGAGGGATACGGCGCGGACCTGCTGGCCGGGGTGGCGGCTCGCGTCGTGGCGGTGGACTACGACCAGCTGACGGCGGCGCACGTGCGGCGGGCCTATCCGCGGGTGCATACCGTGCGGGGCAACCTGGCGACGCTGCCGCTGGCCGACGAGTCGGTGGACGTGGTGGCCAACCTCCAGGTGATCGAGCATCTCTGGGACCAGCACGGGTTTCTGGTGGAGTGCCGGCGCGTGCTGCGGCCGGGCGGCCGGCTGCTGGTGACGACGCCGAACCGGATCACGTTCTCGCCGGGCCGGGACACGCCGCTGAATCCCTTCCACACCAGGGAATTGTCACCGTCCGAATTGGACTCACTGGTGCGCGGGGCCGGGTTCGAGGTCGAGTCGTTGCAGGGCCTGCGGCACGGTCCGGGCATCTCCGACACGATCATCGAACGGCAGGTCGCGGTGGTGCTCGGCGACGACGGCTGGCCGGACGACCTGCTGACGGAGGTCAAAGCCGTTGCCGCGGAGGACTTCGTGATCACGGGCGACGACCTGGACGGCAGCCTTGATCTCGTTGCGGTGGCGGTGAAACCGTGA
- a CDS encoding glycosyltransferase family 4 protein yields MRILMLSWEYPPVVVGGLGRHVHALARQLGQQGHEVVVLCRQPTGSDASTNPTSDFTADGVRVIRIAEDPPHLVFERDLVAWTLAMGHGMIREGLRLLRTWRPDVVHAHDWLVTHPAVALCEAAEVPLVATVHATEAGRHSGWLSQPLNQQVHSVEWWLANRADSLITCSAAMRGEVTHLFDVDPDTITVLHNGIEPRGWRVRPAEVAAARERHGSVDAPLLLFFGRLEWEKGVQDLIAGLARIRRSHPGTRLVVAGTGSHDKWLADQARKHRVLRAVEFAGHLSDRELAAVLAAADAVVLPSRYEPFGIVALEAAAAGTPLVASTAGGLGEVVVDGRTGSSFAPADVDGLTAAVRGVLDDPAAAQRRARAAKARLGTDFDWGRIAAGTVEVYAEARIRDHGVLARPKIATGNAFH; encoded by the coding sequence ATGCGGATCCTGATGCTGTCCTGGGAGTACCCGCCGGTCGTGGTCGGCGGGCTGGGCCGGCACGTGCACGCGCTGGCCCGTCAGCTCGGGCAGCAGGGCCACGAGGTGGTCGTGCTGTGCCGGCAGCCGACGGGCAGCGACGCGTCGACCAACCCGACCTCGGATTTCACCGCCGACGGCGTGCGGGTGATCAGGATCGCCGAGGACCCGCCGCACCTGGTGTTCGAGCGCGACCTGGTGGCGTGGACGCTGGCCATGGGCCACGGCATGATCCGCGAGGGCCTGCGGCTGCTGCGCACGTGGCGGCCCGATGTCGTGCACGCCCACGACTGGCTGGTGACGCATCCGGCCGTCGCGCTGTGCGAGGCCGCCGAGGTGCCGCTGGTGGCGACCGTCCACGCCACCGAGGCCGGCCGGCACAGCGGTTGGCTGTCCCAGCCGCTGAACCAGCAGGTCCACTCCGTGGAGTGGTGGCTGGCCAACCGCGCCGACAGCCTGATCACGTGCTCGGCCGCGATGCGGGGTGAGGTCACCCACCTGTTCGACGTCGACCCGGACACGATCACCGTGCTGCACAACGGGATCGAGCCTCGGGGCTGGCGGGTTCGCCCGGCCGAGGTCGCCGCCGCTCGGGAACGGCACGGGTCGGTCGACGCCCCGCTGCTGCTGTTCTTCGGGCGTCTGGAATGGGAGAAGGGCGTCCAGGACCTGATCGCCGGCCTGGCCCGGATCCGCCGCAGCCATCCCGGCACGCGGCTGGTGGTGGCCGGCACCGGGAGCCACGACAAATGGCTGGCCGACCAGGCCCGCAAGCACCGGGTCCTGCGGGCCGTCGAGTTCGCCGGGCACCTCTCCGACCGTGAGCTCGCCGCCGTGCTCGCCGCCGCCGACGCCGTCGTGCTGCCCAGCCGCTACGAGCCCTTCGGCATCGTCGCCCTGGAGGCCGCCGCCGCCGGCACTCCCCTGGTCGCCTCCACCGCCGGCGGTCTCGGCGAGGTCGTCGTCGACGGCCGTACGGGATCGTCCTTCGCCCCCGCCGACGTCGACGGCCTCACCGCCGCCGTCCGTGGCGTGTTGGACGACCCCGCCGCCGCCCAGCGCCGCGCTCGCGCCGCCAAGGCCCGCCTCGGCACGGATTTCGACTGGGGCCGCATCGCCGCCGGCACCGTGGAGGTCTACGCGGAGGCCCGCATCCGCGACCACGGCGTCCTGGCCCGCCCCAAGATCGCCACCGGCAACGCCTTCCACTGA
- a CDS encoding GNAT family N-acetyltransferase: protein MPELTAPGILMQPSFAEAMAEFQAEGRGQGHDQSMVGDEIRDGRWAEAETFPAFLASLQTASATALKVPSTTWWWCEGDTYLARIAIRHELTERLRRKGGHIGFDVRPTARRQGHGTAMLKAALPKARELGLQHVLITCDEDNLGSRGVIEANGGVLEFAGDGIRRYWVTT from the coding sequence ATGCCAGAGCTCACAGCACCCGGAATCCTGATGCAGCCGTCCTTCGCCGAGGCGATGGCCGAGTTCCAGGCCGAGGGGCGCGGGCAGGGGCATGACCAGTCCATGGTCGGCGACGAGATCCGGGACGGCCGGTGGGCCGAAGCCGAGACGTTTCCGGCGTTCCTCGCCAGCCTCCAGACGGCGTCGGCCACGGCGCTCAAGGTGCCCAGCACGACCTGGTGGTGGTGCGAGGGCGACACCTACCTGGCGCGGATCGCGATCCGGCACGAGCTGACCGAGCGGCTGCGCCGCAAGGGCGGTCACATCGGTTTCGACGTGCGGCCGACGGCCCGGCGGCAGGGGCACGGCACCGCGATGCTCAAGGCCGCGCTGCCCAAGGCCCGTGAGCTGGGCCTCCAGCACGTGTTGATCACGTGCGACGAGGACAACCTCGGCTCCCGCGGCGTGATCGAGGCCAACGGCGGCGTCCTGGAGTTCGCCGGCGACGGCATCCGCCGGTACTGGGTCACGACCTGA